aagataaaaattataaaaagaccAAAGAGTTGGTTATGTGAAATGAAAACTTTCGTACTCcaaaaaatatcataaaactaaaaggcaaaggaaaacttaaaaaaaatactggcaacaTGGCAACATAGATGACcaattaaaatactaatattcTGAAAATTAACAAAGCAAAGATATACACCCCAGTTtctacaaatgagcaaagaatgtACAAGTAACCCTTGACAGAACATATGCAAGTGGCCAACAGagcatatagtttttaaaatacacaaactcTCCAATAAACTCATGAATGCAAATTGAAAGGAGATGCCACTTTTACTCTTTAAAATCAGCAGggttttttaaaaggacaatatCCAATGCTGGCAAGTTTACAATAATATAGATACATATTCACACTCCTGCTTGGAATGTAGACTGGTATATAGTCTTTCTTCCTAGAGAGTAATTTCACAATTTGTTAAGTCTTCAAAATGTTTATATTCAGGGGGAGCATAACTCCCCACTCCCTATGCGTGGCTGCCAATCATACTTCCAAAGAGTATAGTAGAGAAATGGGATAGGGAAACACCTTCACGGTGGAGCAGTCTTACGTACACCGtatcagccaggtgatcaaggtcaatatCGCCAGTTGTAAatcatgttgatagtatgtacTCTTGATATGATGTAATAAAAATGGCACATTACCTCTATGATCTTCCTCTCAAAAATCCATAACaccaatctaatcatgagaaaaacgtCAGACAAATCCCAATTGACATCCAACAATTTGACcggtactcctcaaaactgtcaaggtcatcaaaaacaaggcaagcctgagaaactgtcatagtcaagaggagcctaagaagtcatgatgactaaatgtaatgtgttCTGGATGGAATCCTAAGACAGATAAGTGACAttaagtaaaaactaaggaaCTCTGAATAAAGTGTGGGCCTGAGCTAATAATTACGATTGATTCAATAATCGTAATAAATATACtacactaatgtaagatgttgTTATAGGAGAAACTGTGTAAATggggagtatatgggaactctcacCTCAATTCTTCTGGAAACTTAAAACTATTCTAGAAAAATTAAgtcaattaaattattttaatgtttacattctttggcTAAGCAATTCCACATCCAGAATCTATCCTTAGGAAATAATCACAAATGTGATCAAAGATTTACCTACAAGGATAAGGATATttcaggggctcttgggtggctcagttggttgagcatctgactcttaatttcagctcaagtcatgatcccagtattgtgggatcaatccccacgtcgggcttcatgttgagcgtggagcctgcttgggattctttctctctccttctccatctctctctctccctctacccctctcacctgctcgctctctctctctctctctctctctctctctctctctctctccatctctctctcaaatagaaataacctaaatatgcaaagaactacAGCCTGAGAGTCAGCCAGACCTGAGGTGTAAGTCCCCATCTCATCACTTCCAAGATGTTTGTCTTTGCTAGGCATGGGCTTCTCAGACACACCCTGTACATTTGATCACCCTCTTCTCCATCTACCTACACCACAGGGCAGGTGTGTGGTTATGTCTATATGCATCTCTGTGATGGTATTCTCTCTGAGAAACACCTGCATGGAGGAAGAAGAGTTAGCAAATTCAAAATTGTGCTGTGATTTATACCTAGGGACTCtgctatttatctttctcttaaagTAAGAGGTTATTGACTTGATTATATACAACACAGTTTTTCCCGTTAAGTGCTTTGAAACAGAGTAACGcggaaaatgtttataatgtgTTTTTAGTGAACGAAGATAATATAATGGCATGTACAATACGATTAGCAGCTGTGCAAAGTATATATACAGGTAGAAGAAAAGAGGGGAAGgtaataagcaaaaataaaaattacaatgctTGTGAAATGCAAGCATGCTTATGAAATGAGAACATTTTGGCTGAAATCAACACCTCTTACTTTAAAATGTCTCTAAGAATAGAAGTCCGACACTGTCTTCCTCTGGTAGCAACTTTAATCAGAAGTTAATAtgaagttattttatatatttaattccctgcccccagccaacACTCTGGCTAGCTAGCATCCTAGGAGGTGAACCAGCTGAGGGACAGAGACCCGGAGTCTGGGCAGAGTTCAGAGGTGGTGGAACATGGGATTTCCTGCGGGATCTAGAATTTAGAGGTAGGGGTTATCTGAAAGTCCCCACCCAGGGacaaaattaaaatcagtgaCCATCCAGCCAAGTCATCAATCCAAAGGAAcagtcagagacagagaaggtTTGGAAGGGCAGCCTGGAGGACTTCTTTGGGCCACATAGCAAATCTGAAGTTACCTGTTGTCGACTCCTACAAGCCTCCTCCTGGGGGCCAGAATCTGAGCATATGACTGAAAAGTCCAACATGAGATGAACCACCAATCCCAAGTGGAGCTTGAAATGCAGatatctcatccaaaaacatgtAGTAGGAATAACACCGGCTTTGGAACCAGAGAGACCAGGGTCCAAATCCCACATCAGCTATATGCTAATTATAGGGATTGAACAAATTATCTAAACTTTttcagcctctgtttcctcatttggaaacaTAGGTGTGGCCGAAGAGACTCCTTGGCCACCAAAAATTGGGGCTCCCCTTCCATGGTAAAGAGATGTCGCTGAAAAGTATAGTTGTTCTGCCAGGGATTGATTACATTGCTTTGCATGTTATGGAACTTTATATAAACAGAACCATGCTGCATATACtcctttatgtctggcttctttcactcagcataataatttttaaagttatattgtTACATGTTTCAATAGGTTGTTCCTTTTATGGCTGGGAAGGACTCCATTGTACAATTATGCccgatttatttatttctctattgacagatttttagattatttccaaCTTGAGGTTATTATGAGTAAAGCTAATAGGAATATTCTTGTACTGGTCCCTTTTGAGGACCTATGCATCCAATACTCCTGGGTAAATTCTTAGGAGTGGAATTTATGGGTCATAAAGTGGGTATATGTTTAACTGTGAAACAATTTTCCAGAGTAGGTGGGTCATCTTACATTTCTACTCAAATTACTCAACAgtattcaaagtaatttttttttcatttaaagcaaacgcaattgaaaagaaagaaaaaaaattagtcttaaTGAAAAATGAGTGGCAATGAATAAAGAACTTCTTCAATTATTTGGAATAGTCAAGAAAACCATTCTACAAGGTACAGAGCTATCTGACAGCTGACCCTGCAggcaaatacttttattttggtcattggtttggaaataattttagcCACTTAGATCAAAGGTTTTCATAAAGATGATTTGACCAGGGCCCCAAATCCCGAGAGGAGAAGAATGAAGAATGTACACGAAGAACCCTTCAGATGAGCTTTCCACTCTGttaaatggaagaaagaagaattttccCACATGGCATACTTGTTTACTGAGCCAGCCCAGTGCTGTGACAAATGAAACAACTTCTTGATGCCTAACACAGCTCGCCCCCAGGCACTGAGTCACAGCTTTGTGTTTCCCTTGAGTTCTGCAGCAAACAAACAGATCAGATAACTTTATTAATTACGCACCCTGGGGCCCAGGGCCGTGACAGGCTCAGGCTCCGCCAGCAGCCCCGGTAGTCCGTTTCCAGCCTGCTCACGGCACAGGAGGTGTTTACACGTGCCTTCTGGTTCCGAAAGCATCCTGACACCCACGGTAGTGTTTTCACTGGCTGTATGGGGCtctataagaaaaaatgaaaactgtaaagCCAGAATATCAACTCCAATCTCAGCAACTGTAGGAGATGCTCaatgccatcttttttttctctattaggaaaatacaaaattgGCCACCAGCAAAATGTCCAGAAATgagaaatggttaaataaaagGCCCTCTTCCTATTGCAGATGGTGGGAATTGTGTATTTAAGAACAGAGAAACGACACAATGAGGCCTTGGGAAAATCCTGAGGTGGCAGTGTGCTGAGCAAAGGGCCATTCTGCACACACAGAATGGCCAAAAACCCAGATGTGGGGGCCGGAAGCCTACCAGTAGGCAGTTATTTCCAGATGATTCAGGAAAGGATTGGGACTTGGTCCTGGACAAATTAATGAATTTTCTTATGACTTCTATTTTCATAAGCGGGTAAGATGCCAGGGGAAAAGGAGTAAGGAatccttgttcttttctttctttctttctttctttctttctttctttcttctcgttctttcttttttctttctttcttttgttctttcttctctttctttctttctttttctttctttccttccctccttctcttccttccttttctttctttctttctttctttctttctttctttacctctttctttctctctgtctttctaatTTACCACTGGCCAGGCGCTGCACCAAGCACTTATAAAGCATTAACTGACTTAATGCCTACAACACCTCCACAAAGTAGGTACCATTATCCCCATTCCAAAGATGAGCTCTGTCTCAAGGAAGTTAATTAAGTTTGGAAGCTTCCCCAGCTGAAAGGAGCAGGATTTAAACCCAAGCCTCAAGCCTCTCTACTTGCTCTAGACTACTGACGGTTTTGAAAAGTTCAAGAGGAGTTTTAAGATGGGCGGCTGCTACCCTTCACTATGGACAAGAGCTCCATATTAAGACTGCCTAGAAGCTGtgcttaaaaaggaaaagatacttTTCCCTTATGTTCTACTCCTAATGACCAAATCGCTCCCCACTGCCCAGGGCTGGCTCATTTTCCTATGAGAAAGATTTAATTAAAAGCCTCTTTCTTTGACAGCATTACCTCCTGGAGCCCCTCTGCTCCATGGGGACCAGCCTTGACCTCTATATGGCAGCGCGTTTCTCTGCTTTCCCCTCCAAATCGGGGAAGCCTTCTTCCCTGCTATCAGACTCACTTTTCCAGTGTAAAGGAAAGCCACCTTGCCTTCTTTATTCACTGTCTTATTTAGAGAAGTTCTCTAGCACTAGAGCCGTGGTATTTTTATAAGCCACACGAACAACAATGTATTGCCTCAATTACTGTCTATTGTGTGTTTTGGGGTCTCCTTGATAATAGCAGGCTGGATGGAGCACACTCCACTGCCTTGCCCTTATTAAACTGTGAAGGTCACTTCTCTGCCAGGATCTGTAGCTGGCGagccctcccttctcttccacaAATGTGTCTCTTCCAGAGCTTTTTGCAATTATGGCTCATTTCTCTAGGTTTCATATGGCAGGCGTCTGAACAGAATTAAAAGCATAAGCACGTGCAAAAATAATCCGCTTCCCAAGATAGCAAATGCTGAGAAGTTCTATATTAGAACACACTGGGAGTGCTGACTGGCTAGGGCATGATTAACCTAATAGGCTTAAAGTTCCACTTGCCATGCACATCTGTCAGGACCGGGGCTGAAGCAGGCCCATAATCCCTGAGACTGGGGTCCTTCAGAATTGCCCTGTTGCTCACTAACAGCAGAGGGTTCAAGATTAGAGCAACAAGACAACAGGCACCACCACCTCTTCATGGTGGGGCCAAGGGACTAAAGAAAACTGATTCCAAGGACCCGGCACCATGGACTTCAGAGGATTCTGGCCTGGAAATTGCCCGGACAGATTAGTAAGGCTCGCTTTTGTTCCTCCTATTTCAAATTTGATTCTCTGCAAACTGTGAAGAgtgttgggggggcggggagatgaCTACAAGCTGAAATCATGGGGTGCACACCTTCCCACAATGACCTTGTTAATAGCGTCGCTAAGAGTGGcatccagttttttaaaaagcccaaagCAATTTTGCCGGGACGTCAGGGGGGCAGTGAAAGATGCTCTACCCCTTCGCTGCTTCCCACCTCCACCTGCTATGACTCTGGGGGAGGCTTGTCCCAGGGACAGAGGCTGGCACAGGAGCAGCCAAGTTCCCAGACCCAAAGCTCGGCTGAAGGTCTTTGTCAGCTCCCAAGAGATCCCACTGCAGGCAAAGGGAAAGATATGGAAGGACTGCCCCCCAAAGCCAAAACCTCCCAATCCCACCTGGGCAAATCACAAAGCCGCATGGCTAAGGACATTCCGTCCAAGACACAGAGCTCCCGCGGGTCACCAGGGGCAGCCTCCTCTGGGGAAGCCAGTGAAGAAAGTAACACCCAGGAAAGGATGCTGAGATGCCACACATGTGGCCAACAGGGCCATTGCTGCCAAAACAGCATTCCTGCTCACGAGCCTCAGGGCAAAGTGGACTTCCCCGAGCCCCTGGTGAAAGCGCACCAGCATGCCTATACCTACCTCCACTCCAGCCTCTCCAAATATGAAGCAATTCTGTGCATCACCCATCAGGCCACCCAGACCCAAGAGCTGCTCCAGCCCATGGTCAGCTTCCTGCTGCTGTGCTTTGATGAGGTCAACCGGCTCTTGGGGGAGATCTCCAAGGATGGAGAAGTGCTCCTCCAAGAAGTTAGGGAGGATCTGGCGTGGCCATTGAGGAAAGGAGAGCCCCAGGAGCAGCCGGACCTCCTACCACAGCTTCTGCAGCACACAGTCAGCAAGCTGCTGGTGCTCAGGGGCATGGTGGCCTCACTCACCGGCAGCTTCCTGGAGAGCTCCAGCAGTTACCTCCATGCCACCGCGAGCCACATGGGAAAGAAGCTGAGCACAAAGAGGGGTGTGGATGAATGTCTCCTGCGGGCTCTGGGGCAACTGGAGAGCTTGGTGAGTGGCCACAGCGACCCTGGGATGCAGGGTCTGCCCTTGTGCTCCGAGGACAGTGGCATCGGTGCTGACAATGAGTCTGTGCAGCTGGCCGACAAGCTGGGCAAGCAAGCCAGCTGGGACTCAGTGCCGGAGCCCGCGGAATGGAAACCAGCGTTTCCAGCCACAGCGGAAGCCAGGCTCTCGGGACACACCTGGCAGCAAAGTCCTTTCCAGATGGGTTCAGACCGACCCCAGGACTGCCCGCTCTCGAGACCTCCTACGGCGAAGGTTCAGCCAGAGGCACAGGGTGGGGCCGGTGGCCCATGCCCCTCCAGCACGGGCCCAAGAAACACTACCTCCAGCCCCCTGGGGATGGCCAAAAGCACTTGGCGTGACTCCCTTGGGATTGGGATCTCCAGGGAAGCACGTTTTTCTAAAGGCCCCAGGTTGATGGGCACGTCTTCCCTCAGTGAAGGTGAGGACAGTagcccagaggaggaggaagaccaaTCGAGCAGCATGAGTCCCTGTGCATGGCGGGAAAATTCTTCCCAACCAAGGCCACGGTCTTCACCTGGTAGCCCGGAAAGCCTGTTTCAGCCACACCCCAGGAGGCTTAGGAGCCCCCAAGCCCAGGAAATGATTCTGAAGATGAAGGAAGCAATCAGCGAAAGGATCAAGTTTGTCCCTGTGCCCTCGGGGCCCCAGGACTGGCCtgaggaggaggacaggaggaCGGTGGTCCCACCAAGACCCAGCACAGCCAGTGGCAGCAGGAGGGCCCCTGTGAGGCAGAGGAGGTCCCAGTCAGAGGGCTGTCTGAAGAGCCAGGCCGAGGACCCCACCCTCCAGGAGCTGCGGAGGGTCCAGAGAGACCTCAGCCAGAGGCTGGAGGCATTTTACGCCCTGGGCGCACGACAGCAGGGGCAGAGCGCGGGGCAGGTCCCGCAGCCCAGAGCAGCGGCTCTGAGGCCCGACAACTGCAGGGTCACCCCGAGCAACACCATCAGCAAGCTGAAGGCCTCTCTCACCAAGAACTTCAGCATTTTGCCAAGTCAGGACAAAAGTATCTTGCAGAAATGCGGTCCCCGCCCTGAGAGTGAACAGCCCTGGTGGCGGAGAGCTGAGGGGCTTCCGGCGGCCATTGCGTCGGGTGAGAGGGCCAGTGAGGCTCCAGGAGCCATGGACTGGAATGTCAGGGGCTGCCCCACCAGAACATCGGTCAAGAAACTCATTGAAACTTTCAGTCCCACTAAGAGTCTGAGAACACTGGGGGATTCCAAGGACTCTGGGCCAAACCCCTGCCTCAGGAAATGGGGGGTCCCCATCATGCCTCCCAGATTTCCCATTTACAGGGGGCTTGCCCCTTTGTATCCAAAGC
This sequence is a window from Lynx canadensis isolate LIC74 chromosome A3, mLynCan4.pri.v2, whole genome shotgun sequence. Protein-coding genes within it:
- the PCARE gene encoding photoreceptor cilium actin regulator — translated: MGCTPSHNDLVNSVAKSGIQFFKKPKAILPGRQGGSERCSTPSLLPTSTCYDSGGGLSQGQRLAQEQPSSQTQSSAEGLCQLPRDPTAGKGKDMEGLPPKAKTSQSHLGKSQSRMAKDIPSKTQSSRGSPGAASSGEASEESNTQERMLRCHTCGQQGHCCQNSIPAHEPQGKVDFPEPLVKAHQHAYTYLHSSLSKYEAILCITHQATQTQELLQPMVSFLLLCFDEVNRLLGEISKDGEVLLQEVREDLAWPLRKGEPQEQPDLLPQLLQHTVSKLLVLRGMVASLTGSFLESSSSYLHATASHMGKKLSTKRGVDECLLRALGQLESLVSGHSDPGMQGLPLCSEDSGIGADNESVQLADKLGKQASWDSVPEPAEWKPAFPATAEARLSGHTWQQSPFQMGSDRPQDCPLSRPPTAKVQPEAQGGAGGPCPSSTGPRNTTSSPLGMAKSTWRDSLGIGISREARFSKGPRLMGTSSLSEGEDSSPEEEEDQSSSMSPCAWRENSSQPRPRSSPGSPESLFQPHPRRLRSPQAQEMILKMKEAISERIKFVPVPSGPQDWPEEEDRRTVVPPRPSTASGSRRAPVRQRRSQSEGCLKSQAEDPTLQELRRVQRDLSQRLEAFYALGARQQGQSAGQVPQPRAAALRPDNCRVTPSNTISKLKASLTKNFSILPSQDKSILQKCGPRPESEQPWWRRAEGLPAAIASGERASEAPGAMDWNVRGCPTRTSVKKLIETFSPTKSLRTLGDSKDSGPNPCLRKWGVPIMPPRFPIYRGLAPLYPKPQISPAASRDPLQVGPDWRPPPPIFPPVLTAEASKSEDLNFNCETEEDPEHLPPPPLEVLMDKSFTSLEPPESSKPAGSSSKETHVPGPGGADPARRTWASPKLRASMSPTDLLPSRSTTAPTRPHSTGPGGSKSGCSTKKLTWDLNHLPATSRNPEVEGSGAPSQAPADKAASLSKHPQKAIPWHHSSHTSGHNRTLGPSLARPTRGPHSPEAPRPSQERSALLVRKASPSRGYWTPRAVRRQPSSHRPARPSAPSVHGSSSPPVSPPVSPKVLSPPTTKKGASPATRQHKPPSPPPTSPPTRHKASSPPTQHTEASSLSSGASPSPPVSPTEGQETRGSENNRAATAKVSGNTCSIFCPATSSLFEAALPPSTAHLLTPPSLPPEAGGPRGTPAGCWRSSSGPRPRAGSQRGMALGALNPQPFVRRTASDRRPGLRLPLPVPGATSNACESPLSRSSSSEESPKKDTEPWSSPCAPELKGSGLDASPPELCVLGHGLQREARASRAQDKPQEKEVA